A genomic stretch from Limnobacter thiooxidans includes:
- a CDS encoding type B 50S ribosomal protein L31, translating to MKDGIHPNYREMLFIDMSNGFKFICRSTASSRETGEFEGKEYPVIKLDVSSESHPFYTGAQNTIVDTAGRVEKFRRRFDRFKK from the coding sequence ATGAAAGACGGAATTCACCCAAACTACCGCGAAATGTTGTTCATCGACATGTCCAATGGCTTCAAATTCATCTGCCGTTCCACAGCATCAAGCCGTGAAACAGGCGAGTTCGAAGGCAAAGAGTACCCAGTAATCAAGCTGGACGTGAGCTCCGAATCACACCCCTTCTACACCGGCGCGCAGAACACCATCGTGGACACCGCAGGTCGCGTTGAGAAGTTCCGTCGCAGATTCGATCGCTTCAAGAAGTAA